The DNA sequence GGCGTCGGGTTTGGAAAATCATAAGCGAGTGATCacagaagagggagggaaggagagaaggtgCTTCTCCTGCTGGGTGCCTGTCTCACACCCCACAGCCCGCGACGTACTGGCTGAGGTCTTTTCCACGACAGCGGTTCCGCCAGGCCACCCTAACGGGCAGAGTCACAGTTATCAGGATGACATCACACCATTACGAGCTCGACCACAGAAACGCTCCCGCGTAACGGTGGAAGTAATTCTGGGTACGAGCGTGAGGTCTTAATGTTAATGCATCTCAGAGAAAGCATTCGAGGTCCGACGCACAGTGACACAGCGCGTGTTCTTACCATGCGCTGATCCCGTTGGGATCTCTGACCACACGCTTGGCACACGTAATCGCAGCGCTGATGTCTGAGGACAGCAGTCCTATCAGGAGGAAAGGCGGAGAGATAGAGTGTTAAAAACAGAACTGATAAATCACCCAAAAATACTATTTATTAAAGAGTAGACCTCGTCtactaaacaacaaaaaaactgcccCCCTCCGCATCCACTCCAAGGGGGTAACTTTAGTTTGAATAccaaggcgggggggggttgaaatAGTTTAGAGCAGGATAAATGCAACCCTCTATGGAGGTCCGGGCTCTTGCTGGAATCATGGAAAACATtacaaatggaggaaatcaAGGAAATGCCAAAAAATGGGGAAAGTCACAGAATCCGTGGCGCCTGCAACTTCTGTAACAAACATTCAGCCTTACTGCTCTCAGTATATCCCAATCACATCATGATATCTCCATCATTATTCTATGAAATCTTCACATTGTCATGCTatattatggggggggggggttatttggcctgttttgtaacATTGGGGGGTTGTAACGCCCCTATCGCCCACATAAATTATGCCCTTGCCCCACTTACTGGAGCACGGGATATTACAGCCGTTTGAAGTGGGGGTCACGCCATTGTTACACCACCAGCGACTGTTGATCTGGAAGATGCCGTAGTCCGTCGACCCGTCGGTGTTGCGGTTAGTGACGGCTGTGTTGTAGTTTGACTCCCACTTGGTCAAGCAGACCCCTGGGAGGGCAAGAACCCCCAAAATGATTTACAAAGTGCTTTCATTTGATGCCTCTTGTACCTGCATGACATGGAGCCATTCAAAACTAAGTGCAGATAGCTTTGTGCAGCATGTTACTGCACTGCAGCCCGTCCATGATAAACTTCTCTCAACTCATGGCTTGGAGGCAGTgccaagaacaaaaacacactttcagTATAGTAAATCCATGATGCATCGTCTTAAGAAGTGGACTGACACATAGTTTACAGAT is a window from the Anguilla anguilla isolate fAngAng1 chromosome 14, fAngAng1.pri, whole genome shotgun sequence genome containing:
- the LOC118212156 gene encoding lysozyme C-like produces the protein MRALVFLLLVAAASAKVFSRCELARTLKAAGMDGYRGVSLANWVCLTKWESNYNTAVTNRNTDGSTDYGIFQINSRWWCNNGVTPTSNGCNIPCSRLLSSDISAAITCAKRVVRDPNGISAWVAWRNRCRGKDLSQYVAGCGV